A region of Primulina huaijiensis isolate GDHJ02 unplaced genomic scaffold, ASM1229523v2 scaffold23605, whole genome shotgun sequence DNA encodes the following proteins:
- the LOC140967096 gene encoding bax inhibitor 1-like, with protein MDSFASFFDSQSSSRNRWSYDSLKNFRQISPVVQNHLKQVYLSLCCSLVASAVGAYLHILFNLGGFLTTLGCMGSIIWLLSVPQYEEKKRMSLLMAAALFEGASVGPLIELAIDFDPSIIVSAFVGCAVAFGCFSAAAMVARRREYLYLGGLLSSGLSILFWLHFASSIFGGSMALFKFELYFGLLVFVGYIVVDTQDIIEKAHFGDLDYVKHTLTLFTDFVAVFVRILIIMLKNASEKEEKKKKRRN; from the exons ATGGATTCGTTCGCATCCTTCTTCGATTCCCAATCTTCGTCGCGGAATCGGTGGAGTTACGATTCTCTTAAGAATTTCCGCCAGATTTCTCCCGTCGTCCAAAATCATCTCAAACAG GTGTACCTCTCACTATGCTGCTCCCTGGTAGCGTCTGCGGTTGGAGCTTATCTTCACATTCTTTTTAACCTTGGTGGGTTTCTTACAACTCTTGGATGCATGGGTAGCATAATTTGGCTACTCTCTGTGCCTCAGTATGAAGAG AAAAAGCGGATGTCTCTTCTAATGGCCGCAGCGCTCTTTGAAGGGGCCTCGGTTGGTCCGTTGATCGAATTGGCAATTGACTTTGACCCAAG CATTATTGTTAGTGCTTTCGTTGGTTGTGCTGTGGCCTTCGGTTGTTTCTCAGCAGCTGCCATGGTAGCCAGGCGCAGGGAATACTTGTACCTTGGTGGCCTTCTTTCCTCTGGTCTTTCCATCCTATTCTGGTTGCACTTTGCATCGTCAATATTTGGTGGTTCTATGGCCCTTTTCAAATTTGAg TTGTATTTCGGGCTCTTGGTGTTCGTAGGTTACATAGTCGTTGACACTCAGGACATTATCGAGAAGGCGCACTTTGGGGATCTCGATTACGTGAAACACACTCTGACCCTTTTCACTGATTTTGTTGCTGTCTTTGTGCGTATTCTTATAATCATG TTGAAGAATGCATCCGAGAaggaagagaagaagaagaagaggagaaacTGA